The Kangiella marina genome window below encodes:
- a CDS encoding DUF5916 domain-containing protein: MKQLLMIALIAVSIGKSEAVQPETNNNASVISIPKVEAQITVDGRMDEDFWQHATKVEYRYETQPSQNVEPKVKTVAYIAENGDSLLVAIKAYDPEPELIQASYKKRDQIYGEDTVGFKVDTFNDERKAYNFFVNPLGIQGDSIEDDVLLREDSSWDAIWESAGHFDDDGYTVEIELPFKVLRFPNTDGPKTWGIDFIRFYPRDVHYRLAYSPNDQNLSCVLCQIAKAEGLDNIVSGSNLEITPYIAADKNEFRNPPAQTQWQSEGVNYNAGADLRWGVTDNSVLNATINPDFSQVETDAAQLGVNNRFSLFFPEKRPFFLDGAEYFNTRYNLLHTRNIADPDFGVKYTGKNSGHSYGVLVSRDQTTSFIIPGAQSSSVYTLRDSNLGDVESDVAAARYSLDVGENSQVGFLATNRSADGYENTVLSIDGSQKLYDAGTLRYQLMYSDSDNTEDMQQRFGLEPNTTGRGFELNYSHRDKHWNWYATRSDFDDDFRTDLGFLGVVGNTKDVVGVGRRWYGDDDDFFHEYKVSGEYKERHLTSGQKYEQQREVGFQLNGQYRSFFFFGSANRDTFYEQIWFDEQYYWMESSFRPIGSLRLGVYLEAADTIDFRHNRPGESDTYSLFTEWQVNDHWLLSFDRRKTEFTVNEQPLFDAVISNLNTSYHFDDKSFLRLIVRYSDVDYNTALYSDPSQVEQETFISRQLLYTYKWNPRTAFYLGYSDNGFEDDSVSRFKKTGRTLFTKFSYAFQL, from the coding sequence ATGAAGCAGTTGCTAATGATAGCTTTGATTGCCGTTTCTATCGGTAAATCAGAGGCAGTACAGCCTGAGACTAATAATAATGCATCAGTCATTAGTATCCCCAAAGTTGAGGCTCAGATCACCGTTGATGGTCGAATGGATGAGGACTTTTGGCAACACGCGACAAAAGTTGAATACCGTTATGAAACCCAACCTAGCCAAAATGTTGAACCGAAAGTAAAGACCGTTGCTTACATAGCAGAAAATGGCGATTCGCTGTTAGTGGCTATCAAGGCGTATGATCCTGAGCCTGAGCTCATACAAGCCTCCTATAAGAAGCGTGACCAAATTTATGGCGAAGATACCGTCGGCTTTAAAGTGGATACCTTTAATGATGAGCGCAAAGCTTACAATTTCTTTGTTAACCCATTAGGGATTCAAGGCGATAGTATTGAAGATGATGTGTTGTTGCGAGAGGATTCATCGTGGGATGCTATTTGGGAGAGTGCCGGCCACTTTGACGATGATGGCTATACTGTTGAAATTGAGCTACCGTTTAAAGTGCTTCGTTTTCCTAATACTGACGGCCCAAAAACTTGGGGTATCGATTTTATTCGATTTTACCCACGAGATGTTCATTACCGTTTAGCCTATTCGCCTAATGATCAAAATTTGAGCTGCGTTCTTTGTCAAATAGCGAAAGCTGAAGGGCTGGATAACATTGTAAGCGGCAGCAATTTGGAAATAACGCCTTATATCGCAGCAGATAAAAATGAGTTTCGCAACCCACCGGCACAAACACAATGGCAGAGCGAGGGTGTGAATTATAATGCTGGAGCCGATTTACGATGGGGTGTCACTGATAACTCTGTACTTAATGCCACGATTAACCCAGACTTTTCACAAGTAGAAACCGATGCCGCCCAGCTAGGTGTTAACAACCGATTTTCTTTATTTTTCCCCGAAAAGCGACCTTTCTTCTTGGATGGCGCCGAGTATTTCAATACCCGTTATAACTTACTTCATACAAGGAATATCGCGGATCCCGATTTTGGAGTGAAGTATACGGGTAAGAACAGTGGTCACTCGTACGGCGTTCTGGTTTCTCGCGATCAAACCACCAGCTTCATTATTCCAGGAGCACAAAGCTCTTCGGTTTATACTTTACGAGACAGTAACTTAGGTGATGTTGAAAGTGATGTTGCCGCTGCACGTTATTCTTTAGATGTTGGTGAAAATTCTCAAGTGGGTTTTTTAGCGACAAACCGCTCGGCGGATGGTTATGAGAATACCGTGTTGTCCATCGATGGTAGCCAGAAACTTTACGACGCAGGAACCTTGCGTTATCAGTTGATGTACTCTGACTCGGATAACACCGAGGATATGCAACAACGGTTCGGGCTTGAACCCAATACTACGGGTAGAGGTTTCGAATTAAATTATAGCCATCGTGACAAGCATTGGAACTGGTATGCCACCCGTTCTGACTTTGATGATGACTTTAGAACCGACTTAGGGTTTTTAGGCGTTGTCGGTAACACCAAAGATGTTGTAGGAGTGGGGCGTCGCTGGTATGGCGATGACGACGATTTTTTCCATGAGTACAAAGTTAGTGGAGAGTACAAGGAACGTCATTTAACCTCTGGGCAGAAATACGAGCAGCAGCGCGAAGTTGGCTTTCAATTGAATGGTCAATATCGGTCATTCTTTTTCTTTGGTAGCGCCAACCGAGATACGTTTTACGAGCAGATATGGTTTGATGAACAGTATTACTGGATGGAAAGCAGCTTCCGTCCTATTGGAAGTTTGAGATTAGGTGTGTATTTAGAAGCGGCTGATACCATCGACTTTAGGCATAACAGACCTGGCGAGTCCGACACCTATAGTTTATTTACTGAGTGGCAGGTCAATGATCATTGGTTGTTAAGTTTTGATCGTCGCAAAACTGAATTTACCGTCAACGAGCAGCCGTTGTTTGATGCCGTCATCAGTAACCTAAACACCAGTTATCACTTTGATGATAAAAGCTTTTTACGCCTAATCGTTCGATACAGTGATGTGGACTATAATACTGCCCTATACTCCGATCCGAGCCAGGTTGAACAGGAAACTTTTATTAGTCGACAATTGCTCTATACCTACAAGTGGAATCCTAGAACGGCATTTTACTTGGGCTATTCGGACAATGGTTTTGAAGATGACTCTGTATCGAGATTTAAAAAAACAGGAAGAACATTGTTTACTAAGTTTAGTTACGCTTTTCAGTTGTAA
- a CDS encoding FAD-binding oxidoreductase encodes MPLPSFKVHLETNETITPNIRKLVFRLDDPKTITYKPGQFVSFMLGTEDDRPIKRSYSIANLEKDGDNTTYIEFVISYVDGGKASELFFNAEPGMEMEMTGPFGLLCLTEELPKRVFLVGTGTGVAPYRSMIEQIKNRTDTEFHILFGAQYLKDMFYLDDFKAVALLDHVHFHPCLSREDKPDCVAGYVQTKLKELNPNPETDMAYLCGNPNMVDEVFEMLKDKEFGVKQVKREKYVFSRF; translated from the coding sequence ATGCCGCTTCCAAGCTTTAAAGTGCACTTAGAAACCAACGAAACTATTACGCCCAACATCCGTAAACTGGTGTTTCGGTTAGACGATCCTAAAACCATCACCTATAAACCGGGTCAGTTTGTTTCGTTTATGCTCGGCACTGAAGATGATCGCCCTATTAAGCGTAGCTACTCCATCGCCAATTTAGAAAAGGACGGAGATAACACCACCTACATTGAATTTGTTATCTCTTACGTTGATGGTGGAAAAGCCAGTGAGTTGTTTTTTAATGCCGAGCCTGGCATGGAAATGGAGATGACGGGGCCCTTCGGTCTGCTTTGTTTAACGGAAGAATTACCGAAACGTGTCTTTTTAGTAGGTACAGGCACAGGAGTCGCCCCTTACCGCTCAATGATTGAGCAAATTAAAAATCGAACTGACACCGAGTTTCACATTCTTTTTGGTGCCCAGTATTTAAAAGATATGTTCTACCTAGATGACTTTAAAGCGGTCGCCTTACTGGATCATGTGCATTTCCACCCATGCTTAAGTCGTGAGGACAAACCGGACTGTGTCGCCGGCTATGTACAAACTAAACTCAAAGAGCTTAACCCCAACCCAGAAACCGATATGGCCTACCTTTGTGGCAACCCTAATATGGTCGATGAAGTTTTTGAGATGCTTAAAGATAAAGAGTTTGGGGTTAAACAGGTTAAACGCGAAAAGTATGTCTTTAGTCGGTTTTAA
- the tusD gene encoding sulfurtransferase complex subunit TusD, with amino-acid sequence MATFSLLVTANPYSSQGQFSAIQFAKTLLEQGHVIKRVFFYADGVLVASRLNCPPSDEYHLTKTWAKLAIEHNFELVACVTVAMKRGVTNVAEAERNVLIGDNLDPAFEISGLGQLTEAMLESDRLVSFG; translated from the coding sequence ATGGCAACTTTTTCCCTACTAGTCACAGCTAACCCATACTCGTCTCAAGGTCAATTTAGCGCCATTCAATTTGCTAAAACCTTACTAGAGCAGGGCCACGTCATTAAGCGGGTCTTTTTTTATGCTGACGGTGTCTTGGTCGCCAGCCGATTAAACTGCCCTCCTTCTGACGAATATCACCTGACAAAAACGTGGGCCAAGTTAGCCATTGAGCATAACTTTGAACTGGTCGCCTGCGTTACCGTAGCGATGAAGCGTGGCGTAACAAACGTCGCCGAAGCAGAGCGCAATGTGCTCATCGGAGATAACCTCGATCCAGCTTTTGAAATAAGCGGTCTAGGACAGCTCACGGAAGCTATGCTAGAAAGCGATCGATTAGTGAGCTTTGGGTAA
- a CDS encoding HpcH/HpaI aldolase/citrate lyase family protein yields MMQEHSFLEKVDEQMVLGGYWPGIQLYYPPVKYSPADGIYETMEQASNRMRKYAHNTSAHTLLFDLEDGCRQKEMSRELLRKELPLFEERQFQIALRINPFRTDEYEEDLKLIKECAEHIDVIILAKAGEVYGAAEIRDLSAWLVGVNPKIEIQPIIEHPRSLKISPELMQYSTVRHVVFGIHDFSKAMAIHLTPEGWIDELKTYLRMLLLEARIAGKGVIGGVEVLINKTPMPESYIEPNEVRRWLDLHGEHESHVVHQHALVEAQMGLTGKQVIHPFHVHLCKTAFTPSPLQIKRNVHILEQAIEADALLGGAIKFEGEMLDPPMFGKALQSLLRAYALKSLGDKDKAFAMDVIKRLPVHVIRENWPYGMI; encoded by the coding sequence ATGATGCAAGAACACTCTTTTTTGGAAAAAGTTGATGAGCAAATGGTCTTGGGGGGATATTGGCCAGGAATACAGCTGTATTATCCACCAGTAAAGTACTCTCCAGCGGACGGCATTTATGAAACCATGGAGCAGGCGTCTAATCGAATGCGCAAATACGCGCACAATACCAGTGCTCATACGCTACTCTTTGATTTAGAGGACGGTTGTCGTCAAAAAGAGATGAGCCGTGAGTTGCTACGCAAAGAGTTGCCTTTATTTGAAGAGCGTCAGTTCCAAATTGCTTTGCGAATTAACCCTTTCCGTACCGACGAATACGAAGAAGACCTGAAGTTAATTAAAGAATGTGCTGAGCATATTGATGTCATTATCCTAGCCAAGGCCGGTGAAGTTTACGGCGCTGCTGAAATTAGAGATTTATCCGCTTGGTTGGTCGGTGTGAACCCTAAAATTGAAATCCAACCAATCATTGAGCATCCTCGCTCATTAAAAATTTCTCCAGAGCTGATGCAATACTCGACAGTTAGGCATGTGGTTTTTGGGATTCACGATTTTTCTAAGGCGATGGCGATTCACTTAACGCCAGAAGGCTGGATTGATGAGTTAAAAACGTATCTTCGAATGCTGTTACTTGAGGCTCGCATAGCCGGTAAAGGGGTTATTGGTGGTGTTGAGGTTTTAATCAATAAAACGCCCATGCCTGAGTCTTATATCGAGCCAAACGAAGTTAGACGTTGGCTAGACTTGCATGGTGAGCATGAGTCTCATGTGGTCCATCAACATGCACTCGTCGAGGCGCAAATGGGGCTGACTGGAAAACAAGTCATTCATCCGTTTCATGTCCACTTATGTAAAACTGCATTTACGCCATCACCACTGCAAATTAAACGCAATGTGCACATACTAGAGCAGGCGATTGAAGCTGATGCGCTATTAGGTGGAGCGATTAAGTTTGAAGGTGAGATGCTTGATCCACCAATGTTTGGTAAAGCTTTGCAAAGCTTATTAAGAGCTTATGCGCTCAAGTCTTTGGGGGATAAGGATAAGGCTTTCGCTATGGACGTCATCAAGCGCTTACCGGTTCATGTTATCCGTGAAAACTGGCCGTACGGAATGATCTAA
- a CDS encoding HpcH/HpaI aldolase/citrate lyase family protein, protein MSSMVHPNEALFNAEKQFPIIPTCEHFAGSEKLIIKALELQDKFGPVFDITCDCEDGAQAGKEKEHAEMIARVLSSDNNKHNMAGVRIHDYTHDHWKADVDILMPAIGDRVAYFTLPKTHRAAHIVEMVDYIKAKAKEHKVNREIPIHVLIETHGALKEVWDIAAIDWVQVLDFGMMDFVSDHQGAIPAACMRSPGQFDHPLLARAKSEMATAALANGVVPSHNVTLDLKNPYQTFKDAERARHEFGFLRMWSIYPTQIQSIVDAMKPDYSEVDDAVNILVAAQDNHWGPIQYDGELHDRATYRYYWQLLQRAQVTGFELPEEATKRFFS, encoded by the coding sequence GTGAGTTCGATGGTTCACCCAAACGAAGCATTGTTTAATGCCGAAAAACAATTCCCGATTATTCCGACCTGCGAACACTTTGCTGGAAGTGAGAAGTTAATTATCAAGGCCTTAGAGTTACAAGATAAGTTTGGCCCAGTGTTTGATATTACCTGTGACTGCGAAGATGGTGCTCAGGCTGGCAAAGAAAAAGAACATGCCGAAATGATCGCTCGTGTACTATCCAGCGACAACAATAAACATAATATGGCCGGCGTTCGAATCCATGATTACACTCACGATCATTGGAAAGCTGATGTCGATATCCTGATGCCGGCTATTGGCGATCGCGTCGCTTACTTTACCTTGCCTAAAACTCACCGAGCAGCACATATCGTTGAAATGGTGGATTACATCAAAGCCAAAGCTAAAGAGCATAAGGTCAATCGAGAAATCCCGATCCATGTACTGATTGAAACTCATGGAGCACTAAAAGAAGTTTGGGACATCGCAGCCATAGACTGGGTACAAGTGCTTGATTTTGGCATGATGGACTTTGTCAGCGATCATCAAGGCGCGATTCCAGCAGCTTGCATGCGCAGCCCTGGTCAGTTTGACCATCCGCTACTAGCGCGAGCTAAATCCGAAATGGCAACTGCCGCACTCGCCAACGGCGTGGTTCCGTCACACAACGTAACCTTAGATTTAAAAAATCCATACCAAACCTTTAAAGATGCTGAGCGGGCGCGTCATGAGTTTGGCTTCCTCAGAATGTGGAGCATTTACCCGACCCAAATTCAATCCATCGTCGATGCCATGAAGCCTGATTACTCAGAGGTTGACGATGCGGTAAATATCCTTGTCGCAGCTCAAGACAATCACTGGGGCCCCATCCAATACGATGGCGAACTCCATGACCGAGCTACTTATCGTTATTATTGGCAGTTATTGCAGCGGGCTCAGGTCACTGGATTTGAATTACCTGAAGAAGCAACAAAACGATTTTTTAGCTGA
- a CDS encoding acyl-CoA synthetase — protein sequence MKYQFDDILKQRSDGQWTWDLPEYFNITEACIDQHTSTDKASQEALIIENDVLGQASVTYDELSCLTAQFANLLDSHGLTHGERILIRLPNSIEYPVSFFGAIKFGAVAVPTSTLLSANEVAYLAKDSGAKVLVTDKAMWPELAAELGDTQVELVLLIGKGGFESSSVKPSERYKLVELTQALAEQSSEFQSHRSKVNDPAYLVYTSGTTGYPKGVLHAQRALLGRLPASQYWFDLDDSKTERIMHSGKFNWTYVLGSALMDPLLHGHTVIAYEGGNDAETWPKLIQKHECSIFIGVPTIYRQIIQKTDYQASDLPSLKHCMSAGEHLSDEMQQAWEGRFGKPIYEAIGMSEVSYYISQHKDAAVVPGAAGFVQPGHYVELLDENQKPVKEGEEGMICIHENDPGLFLSYWQLPDETEKARHDGWFFTGDYARKDKQGYIWFLGRKDDIINTFGFRVSPHEVERVIKAHDGVADCVAIGEEIGPDKTLVSICVIKESGYELSEDELLDYGLKHLAKYKAPKKVHFMESYPRTKNGKVLRKTLIQDIRNKGTN from the coding sequence ATGAAGTATCAGTTTGATGACATATTAAAGCAGCGGAGCGATGGTCAGTGGACTTGGGATCTTCCTGAGTACTTCAATATCACGGAAGCTTGTATTGATCAGCACACTAGCACTGATAAAGCGTCACAAGAAGCGTTAATTATTGAGAATGACGTGTTAGGGCAAGCCTCGGTCACTTATGACGAATTAAGTTGTTTAACTGCCCAGTTTGCGAACCTATTGGACTCACATGGTTTAACCCACGGTGAGCGTATTTTGATTCGTTTGCCAAACTCCATTGAATACCCTGTATCGTTTTTTGGCGCAATAAAATTTGGCGCTGTTGCAGTGCCGACTTCGACGCTCTTATCCGCTAACGAAGTGGCCTATTTAGCAAAAGATTCTGGCGCTAAGGTTTTAGTGACGGATAAGGCTATGTGGCCTGAGTTGGCCGCAGAATTGGGTGATACGCAAGTTGAACTGGTGTTGCTGATCGGGAAGGGTGGTTTTGAATCGAGTAGTGTTAAGCCCAGTGAACGCTATAAGCTTGTTGAGCTGACTCAGGCTTTAGCGGAGCAGTCCAGTGAGTTTCAATCTCATCGTAGTAAGGTTAATGACCCAGCATACCTAGTTTACACATCCGGAACTACCGGCTATCCAAAAGGTGTGCTACATGCACAGAGAGCTTTGTTAGGGCGACTACCGGCGAGTCAATATTGGTTTGATTTAGATGACTCCAAGACTGAGCGTATTATGCACTCCGGTAAATTTAACTGGACTTATGTGCTCGGTTCGGCGCTGATGGATCCACTTTTGCATGGTCATACCGTGATCGCCTATGAAGGCGGCAACGATGCGGAGACTTGGCCTAAGCTTATTCAAAAGCACGAGTGTTCCATCTTTATTGGTGTCCCGACCATTTACCGGCAGATCATCCAGAAAACAGATTACCAAGCAAGCGACTTACCCAGCCTGAAGCATTGCATGAGTGCTGGTGAACACCTTTCGGATGAAATGCAGCAAGCCTGGGAAGGGCGATTTGGTAAGCCTATTTATGAAGCAATCGGCATGTCTGAGGTCTCTTACTATATATCGCAACATAAAGATGCAGCCGTTGTTCCTGGTGCTGCCGGCTTTGTCCAGCCGGGTCATTATGTTGAGTTGCTTGATGAAAATCAAAAGCCCGTTAAAGAAGGGGAAGAGGGCATGATTTGTATTCATGAAAATGACCCCGGTCTATTTTTGAGCTATTGGCAACTGCCTGATGAAACTGAGAAAGCCCGTCATGACGGCTGGTTCTTTACGGGCGATTATGCAAGAAAAGACAAACAGGGGTATATTTGGTTTTTAGGACGCAAAGACGACATCATTAATACCTTTGGTTTTAGGGTGTCGCCGCATGAAGTCGAACGTGTAATTAAGGCTCATGATGGTGTTGCTGACTGTGTTGCTATAGGCGAAGAGATAGGTCCCGATAAAACTTTGGTCTCTATTTGTGTGATTAAAGAGTCTGGTTACGAGCTTTCAGAAGATGAGTTGTTGGATTATGGCCTAAAGCACTTAGCAAAGTATAAAGCCCCCAAAAAAGTTCATTTCATGGAGAGCTATCCGAGAACCAAAAACGGCAAAGTTCTCCGTAAAACATTGATTCAAGACATTCGAAACAAAGGTACAAACTAA
- a CDS encoding peptidylprolyl isomerase, which produces MKASARHILVSDEQLCQEIKKNIESGMDFSEMAVKHSVCPSGSRGGDLGVFRPGMMVKEFDEVVFTRSLKVIHGPVRTPFGFHLIEVTERNKS; this is translated from the coding sequence ATGAAAGCATCAGCCAGACATATCTTAGTCAGCGACGAGCAACTTTGTCAGGAAATAAAGAAAAACATCGAGTCAGGCATGGACTTTTCTGAAATGGCCGTTAAACATTCGGTCTGCCCATCCGGGAGTCGAGGTGGTGATTTAGGTGTTTTTAGACCGGGAATGATGGTTAAAGAGTTTGATGAAGTTGTATTCACCCGTTCACTGAAGGTCATTCATGGGCCAGTTAGAACACCTTTCGGGTTTCATCTCATCGAAGTTACTGAACGCAATAAGTCTTAG
- a CDS encoding dipeptidyl-peptidase 3 family protein, with protein MKTSNKTTALRALSLSVILALGACSDNSETTQAEKTEHTAADNVAVTDKAEQMTSEEPVADDYSRFDIYAPFTLTSDLSHLSDNQKAMISLLIDAGKIMDGLFWKQAFGDKEALLADIENPKAKQFAIINYGPWDRLDNNKPFIDGYKDKSKGAEYYPDDMTVTEFENWEQPGKKGLYSFVRRDDQGNLTLVPYSVAFKKELTEASDLLRKAAELAEDEGFKNYLKLRADALLTDNYQPSDFAWMDTKTNPVEVVTGPIETYEDQLFGYRAAFSTYVLIKDLEWSQRLSRFAAFLPELQKGLPVDDKYKQEMPGTDSDLNAYDVVFYAGDSNAGSKTIAINLPNDEKVQLAKGTRRLQLKNAMRAKFDKILVPIADELIAQDQREHITFDAFFANTMFHEVAHGLGIKNTINDKGTVRSALKETASALEEGKADILGLYMISKLYEKGEIKEGELMDNYVTFMAGIFRSVRFGASSAHGKANMVRFNFFKDNGAFERNEKTGHYSVNFEKMTQAMNDLSEKILVIQGNGDYEAAKSLLNTQGIISEQLAADLKLLEERQIPVDVTFKQGKEVLGLK; from the coding sequence ATGAAAACATCAAACAAAACCACGGCATTACGAGCCTTGAGCCTCTCAGTTATTCTCGCTCTGGGAGCCTGTTCTGATAACTCAGAGACTACTCAGGCTGAAAAAACTGAACACACTGCCGCAGACAACGTCGCTGTGACGGACAAAGCCGAGCAAATGACGTCAGAAGAACCCGTCGCAGACGATTACTCGCGATTCGATATTTACGCTCCCTTTACTTTGACCAGCGATCTAAGTCATTTATCTGATAACCAGAAAGCCATGATCAGCCTATTAATTGACGCGGGCAAAATCATGGATGGCTTATTCTGGAAACAAGCATTTGGCGACAAAGAAGCCCTGTTAGCTGACATCGAAAACCCTAAAGCCAAACAGTTCGCTATCATCAATTATGGGCCTTGGGATCGATTGGACAACAATAAGCCCTTTATTGATGGCTACAAAGACAAATCAAAAGGTGCAGAGTATTATCCTGACGACATGACGGTCACTGAGTTTGAAAACTGGGAGCAACCCGGCAAAAAAGGCCTGTACTCTTTCGTACGTCGTGATGATCAGGGCAACCTGACACTTGTGCCTTATTCAGTGGCTTTTAAAAAGGAGCTGACAGAAGCCAGTGACTTACTTCGAAAAGCCGCTGAGTTGGCTGAGGATGAAGGTTTCAAGAACTACCTAAAACTTAGAGCGGATGCTTTGTTAACGGACAATTACCAGCCATCTGACTTCGCGTGGATGGACACTAAAACAAACCCTGTCGAAGTCGTGACTGGCCCTATTGAAACCTATGAAGACCAGCTATTCGGTTACAGAGCAGCCTTCTCAACTTACGTTCTTATTAAAGATCTTGAGTGGAGCCAACGTCTTTCTCGCTTCGCAGCGTTTTTGCCAGAGCTGCAAAAAGGCTTGCCTGTTGACGATAAATACAAGCAAGAGATGCCCGGCACCGACAGTGATTTAAACGCTTATGACGTGGTCTTTTATGCGGGTGACAGTAACGCTGGCTCAAAAACCATTGCTATTAATTTACCAAACGATGAAAAGGTTCAGTTAGCCAAAGGTACCCGCCGCTTACAGCTTAAAAATGCTATGCGCGCAAAGTTTGATAAAATATTAGTTCCTATCGCGGATGAGCTGATCGCTCAAGATCAGCGTGAACACATCACCTTTGATGCATTTTTCGCTAACACCATGTTCCATGAAGTGGCTCATGGTCTTGGCATTAAAAACACCATCAATGATAAAGGTACGGTTCGCAGCGCTCTGAAAGAAACAGCCTCTGCACTGGAAGAAGGTAAAGCGGATATTCTTGGACTTTACATGATCAGTAAGCTTTACGAGAAAGGCGAAATTAAAGAAGGCGAGCTAATGGATAATTACGTCACCTTTATGGCTGGTATTTTCCGCTCGGTCCGCTTTGGTGCGAGTAGCGCGCACGGTAAAGCCAACATGGTGCGATTTAATTTCTTCAAGGACAATGGCGCCTTTGAGCGTAACGAAAAAACCGGTCATTACAGCGTGAACTTCGAGAAAATGACCCAAGCGATGAATGACTTGTCTGAAAAAATTCTCGTGATTCAAGGCAACGGTGATTACGAAGCAGCTAAAAGCTTACTCAATACACAGGGTATAATCAGCGAACAGCTTGCAGCAGACTTGAAACTGCTAGAAGAAAGACAAATTCCCGTAGACGTTACCTTTAAACAAGGCAAAGAAGTATTAGGTCTTAAATAA
- a CDS encoding choice-of-anchor H family protein yields MFKLINKYSVLASAIMLSISGVDASQAEQKNIQVGAETSATITTAIAKRAKTTTVVNDDIETGSLKGQSSSVVRTNVYSSQQSSSNLEQELKAFQSLDFKNQKNTTRAEMQKHRAETSKLPKSSGKAQKNGLSHLYIHDAAVLLFDDNDGDGYYSQLRVDFDVDSSYADYFDVYAELFIRRVGDTQWTHYYTTDVFEIYYDYGSDEYSVTTRLNTGFPPGNYEVLIDLFEYGYSDTVDTLDPYDDYDLANLPLEDKTYESTGVTSDTYVDNVKTEIFTDSDDDGFYREFTITFDVDTEDTADRDVYVNLYQRTDGGSWQFETETDVFTVYGYSSEDAFEISGNWQSGYPANYYDFRLEVIDANSGEVLDDVSPEFSPLLQVPLEDANSDTRDSSPNPPSSTTSSESGGGSTGIFMLILLGLLGACRKIIKR; encoded by the coding sequence ATGTTTAAATTAATCAATAAATACAGTGTATTAGCCTCAGCCATTATGCTGAGCATTTCAGGCGTCGACGCCAGTCAAGCTGAACAAAAGAATATCCAAGTAGGTGCAGAAACTAGCGCCACTATTACTACCGCAATTGCTAAACGCGCGAAAACAACCACCGTGGTTAACGATGATATTGAGACTGGTTCGTTAAAAGGACAGTCCAGCTCTGTTGTACGTACCAATGTCTATTCAAGTCAACAATCGAGCAGCAATCTAGAGCAAGAATTAAAAGCATTCCAAAGCCTCGATTTTAAGAACCAAAAAAATACCACTCGTGCTGAGATGCAAAAGCATCGAGCAGAGACTAGCAAGTTACCGAAATCTTCAGGTAAAGCACAAAAGAATGGTTTGAGTCATCTCTATATCCATGACGCTGCTGTGTTGTTGTTTGATGATAATGATGGTGATGGTTATTACAGCCAGTTACGGGTTGATTTCGATGTTGACTCGTCTTATGCCGACTACTTCGATGTTTATGCCGAGCTCTTTATTCGTCGAGTAGGAGACACTCAGTGGACACACTATTACACAACCGATGTGTTTGAGATCTATTATGATTATGGCTCGGATGAGTATAGCGTCACTACGCGCTTGAATACGGGTTTCCCACCGGGTAATTATGAGGTTTTAATTGACTTATTCGAGTATGGTTACTCTGATACTGTTGATACGCTTGATCCTTATGATGATTATGATTTGGCAAATTTACCGCTAGAAGATAAAACTTATGAGTCGACAGGCGTTACCAGTGATACCTATGTCGATAATGTTAAAACTGAAATCTTCACTGATAGCGACGACGATGGTTTTTATCGCGAGTTCACGATAACCTTTGATGTTGATACTGAAGATACCGCTGACCGTGATGTCTATGTCAACTTGTACCAACGCACTGATGGTGGTTCGTGGCAGTTTGAAACAGAGACCGATGTGTTTACTGTTTATGGTTACAGCTCGGAAGACGCGTTTGAAATAAGCGGAAACTGGCAGTCAGGTTATCCTGCAAACTACTACGACTTTAGGCTTGAAGTTATCGATGCCAATAGTGGTGAAGTGTTAGATGATGTATCGCCAGAGTTCTCTCCACTACTTCAGGTTCCTCTTGAAGATGCCAATAGCGATACTCGTGACTCGAGCCCGAATCCTCCTTCTTCGACCACCAGTAGCGAATCCGGAGGCGGTAGCACAGGAATCTTCATGCTAATTTTACTAGGTTTATTAGGAGCTTGTAGAAAAATCATCAAGCGTTAA